One genomic window of Paenibacillus xylanilyticus includes the following:
- a CDS encoding S-layer homology domain-containing protein, translated as MNNRIEKCAGRQVAAVLFVALCILALVPFFPISVEAAVSKQQFQDINTSYAKEAITHLVSEGIAAGTSETRFEPKKAVTRAEFATFAVRLLGLKPVKNNISPYSDTRTTAWYYGNVSAMTNLSILEGKGQGTFQPNASITREEAAALLVRMLKQTSGSTGLLSTTYVDASDISVWAKPYVQKVYQLGLMRGSDGLFRPQDQVTREEAAVMLDAILQKKEWSQQLGNADSLGIQLGWQYNSTTAEFKKQVEQSEVNTLVPRWFFLNSSMQITDHTDATLLTWASSTNREVWPLLGNRSDAAMTHQMLSSSANRTSVVTQVTAYVKKYQLDGINVDFENVLPEDRAGMTAFVTSLAASLHTIGAVVSVDVSPDLGTDWTEAFDYAKLGAVSDYMVLMGYEEHWNGDPIAGSVASLPWVENALDTMLTNVVRAKVILALPLYTRDWSSASPATGSWDITLAEQGTRAHAAGSVRQWNASLEQYIIGYSSNGLARYIWAEESRSLTAKVRMSTDRKIAGLAYWYMGGETADVWNAISNASRFESYLF; from the coding sequence GTGAACAATAGAATAGAGAAATGTGCTGGTCGACAAGTGGCAGCAGTCTTGTTTGTTGCTCTCTGTATACTTGCACTGGTACCATTCTTCCCCATCTCGGTGGAAGCAGCAGTGTCTAAACAGCAGTTCCAGGACATTAACACCAGTTATGCGAAAGAAGCGATAACTCATTTGGTGAGCGAGGGTATTGCTGCCGGAACGTCAGAAACCAGGTTCGAGCCCAAGAAGGCCGTGACACGAGCTGAATTTGCGACTTTTGCAGTTCGATTGCTCGGCCTGAAACCTGTTAAAAATAATATTAGTCCATACAGTGATACCCGTACCACAGCTTGGTATTACGGCAATGTCTCTGCAATGACCAACCTTTCCATTCTGGAGGGGAAAGGGCAGGGAACGTTTCAACCGAACGCTTCCATAACGAGAGAAGAGGCGGCTGCCCTGCTTGTGAGAATGCTGAAACAGACGTCCGGTTCTACAGGACTATTGTCTACAACTTATGTTGATGCATCGGATATTTCGGTATGGGCCAAGCCTTATGTACAGAAGGTATATCAGCTCGGCCTGATGCGTGGTAGTGATGGTTTATTCCGACCGCAGGATCAGGTGACTCGCGAGGAAGCAGCTGTGATGCTGGATGCGATTTTACAAAAGAAAGAATGGTCGCAGCAGCTTGGGAATGCTGATTCCTTGGGAATACAGCTGGGCTGGCAGTATAACTCCACTACAGCCGAATTCAAGAAGCAGGTTGAACAATCCGAGGTGAATACTCTGGTTCCCCGGTGGTTCTTTTTGAACAGCAGCATGCAGATTACAGATCATACAGACGCTACGCTGCTCACATGGGCATCGTCAACCAATCGGGAAGTTTGGCCTCTGCTTGGCAACCGTTCTGATGCTGCGATGACGCACCAGATGTTATCCAGTTCAGCGAACAGGACGTCGGTCGTGACTCAGGTTACTGCTTATGTGAAGAAATACCAATTGGATGGTATTAATGTGGATTTTGAAAACGTGTTGCCAGAAGACCGGGCAGGCATGACTGCTTTTGTGACGTCGCTTGCGGCTTCGCTGCATACGATTGGTGCTGTCGTCTCGGTGGATGTATCCCCTGATCTGGGTACGGACTGGACGGAAGCATTCGATTATGCCAAGCTTGGCGCCGTGTCCGATTACATGGTTCTTATGGGATACGAGGAACATTGGAATGGAGATCCTATAGCCGGGTCGGTTGCCTCACTTCCTTGGGTAGAAAATGCCCTCGATACCATGCTTACGAACGTTGTGCGTGCCAAAGTTATTTTGGCGCTTCCGCTCTACACCAGAGACTGGTCATCGGCTAGCCCGGCAACAGGTTCATGGGATATTACCCTTGCGGAGCAGGGAACACGGGCACATGCTGCGGGCTCTGTGAGACAGTGGAATGCAAGTCTGGAGCAATATATTATTGGGTATTCGAGTAACGGCTTGGCAAGATACATCTGGGCAGAGGAGAGCCGATCCTTAACTGCCAAAGTTAGAATGAGTACAGACCGGAAGATAGCGGGGCTGGCTTATTGGTATATGGGCGGGGAAACCGCAGATGTCTGGAATGCCATCTCCAACGCTTCTCGCTTTGAATCATATCTGTTTTAA